In Raphanus sativus cultivar WK10039 unplaced genomic scaffold, ASM80110v3 Scaffold0271, whole genome shotgun sequence, the sequence CGAAGAAACCGAGGCGCTGAAACCTTTGGGGATTCAGGATGCGATTAATGGTGAGATCAAGAAATACAAGCGTGGCAGAGCTTTCATAAGGCCGTCAGGTACGGAAGATGTGGTGAGAGTTTATGCAGAAGCATCCACACAAGAAGATGCTGATTCTTTGGGTGATTCTGTGGCTCAGCTTGTCAAAAGCTTCCTTGGTTCAGGCTAAAGGTCCATCTGAATGAATCTCTGCAATGCTAATAAGAGATCTTTCTTGTTCATTTTCACGTTTCTCTTGTCTTTCGTGTTCTGTTACTTGAGAGTTACTTTGTTTCTCTCCTAGCTCTTCTTCTCCCTTTTCTTTCTAATAAAGTTCTAAAACTGGAATGTATCTTCTTCTCCTGAAATAGTATAAGTGAGAGATCGTTGTTGAGTACTCAGTACCAGGTACTTATAGTAAGATCATAACAGTGAACTTAATCTCTGGCTTAAGAAGGGAACTTAGCACATGCCTTTGTCTTCCTGTCTTATCTGTCATGTATGACTATTTGTGGATATTAATCAAAGAACAAGTTAACCCGTCACAAAGACTTGTTGTTCTGTTGCTGAGAAACATGAGGTCCCCACTTTAAATTGTCATTAACTAAAATCTATTTAGACCCAAGTATATGATCATCACCACAGAACATGAAGAACAGAAACTTGCTGGTCTTTATTATTGACAATAGCACACGTCTTATCTAAACAAACATTGAGAAAACAATCCCTCGTGAATTGCATATGGagtttgtttttagtttattgtCTTTAAACTCATCAAGACAAATTGCATTTAACTAAACTTTTCCAAATGCTAAAGACAGAACCATGTGCAACTCTGTTCTAGTCTGTCCCAACGATTCAAAGACCACAAgtttcaaagatttttttagAGAGCTGCAACTCATTCACTTGCTTATATAAAATACACATAAGCCACTTATCTCAATCATCAACAAACAACAAGCAAATCCAATTAACTTGAACTCTTTTCATACATCTCTTCAAAAGAATATAGAAATGGCTTTGGTGAGAACTCTCTTGGGTGCAAAAAAGGTTCTTAGCTACTCCTTAGCAGCAGCTTCTACGAGCAAAAGGGCAACATCGGCGGCACCAAAAGGGTTTCTTGCGGTGTACGTAGGAGAGAGCCAGAAGAAAAGATATATAGTGCCAATCTCATACCTGAGCCAGCCTTCCTTTCAAGCTCTGCTCAGTAAATCCGAAGAAGAGTTTGGGTTTGATCATCCAATGGGCGGCTTAACAATCCCTTGTCCTGAAGATACATTCATCAATGTGACTTCTCGGCTTCAGCAATGATGATTATTCACCATTTTTGTTCTTTAGACTTACAAGTAGACTTATTCATTGTATATAGATGAGGTTTTTCTTCTCCAAGAGTTTCTTGATAAGGTTATAATCTGAGTTCCTTTTCATTCAATCAACACGGTCATGTTAATACATCTTTGATCAATCTCTGAAATGAAACGCCACAACATGGACCTGTAATTATAACGGATtcatgattaatatatttaaatgaggAACTAATAGCATCCGGATCCGTGGCGCAATGGTAGCGCGTCTGACTCCAGATCAGAAGGTTGCGTGTTCGATTCACGTCGGGTTCAAAATCCCCGAACATTATCCGGATATCCTCCGGTTTGATTCAATTTTGGCTCAAccaatataaatttcaaattattctAATCAACATGTAGAACTGATGGATGCTCATGAGAGAGGTAATTTGGGAGCGGTGGCTCCTTTTTGACATCTAAAgattcatatatacaaagtaaGCAGTTGAAGTTTAGAAGTTAAATCTCAATAGTAACCATTGTATCTAGTTTCGTTTACTTGTCTCGTCAAGTATCCACCACATTTATTAGGTTTATGTTGTGctctattttgatgatattaaaaaaaaaaaatcatatgatctCTTGGATTAGGCGCACTGAGTCCAAGAGTTTCTTGAACTGTGAAGTAACTCACTCTAGGTATTGATGTGGACAGTGGCGGAGGCAGATAATTTTTCTGTTGGGGGCATAAATAAAACTGTTCAATGATTTAGGAGTGTATTTGCTAAAAACAATGGGGCATGTTGAATTTATTCAATACTTTACGTTACATTTTGAAAAGTTGTTGGGGTCAATGTCCCCCTCTCATACAATGTGGAACCACCTCAATCAGCTGTGGATCCTGAACTATTGCTTTTGGGAACAATCTTAGTGCACACAGAGCCACACTCAGCTTGTAACCTCAATCAAATGTTACAAGCTTTTGCTTAATTTTTTTCAAGTAAATTTgcaataaataaatgtattttttccaTTTATTTGCTGAAACTGTTGAAAATTAATTATCTCTGTATCTCAGTTAATTAGAAGCATTTGTATACCACCAACAATTATTTTTGCATGAGTTTAAATATCATCTTTCATCACatatgaaaaattaattaacCAATAGTTTATTGTTGCTTCAACCACCAGCAATCActtaatacaatatttaaaacatattgatTTGTTTGGTTATATACTTAACAATTTGTCTATAAATTGGATTTGTATCCTGAAgtgaaaaaacaataaaaaaacaaaaaataatttctaaaaatagtttttttatctattatgaATGTATCCAAAATTAAAAGAACAATAATGATAtgtaacaataataaaaaattaaaataattttgattaaacAATTCCGCAAGAAAACTATCCAATCACACTAAATTTTTGTTCTACAACTACAATTTTTATTCAGTAGACTTTAAATTCTACCAATTTTATCCGGTAATTCCGCCGTTACTCAAGTGTTACCGGTACGTGAGCTCAAGTTTTATTTGAATCATCATTGTAGTTTCATACAACAGTGCAAAGTGCAAACCATTGAAGGTAACAATATCTAGAAACAAGAAAACGATATGATTACACAGAGGTAGCTAGGATTTTCAATGCTGAGATCGTAAAGCCATCGATAAAGGAGATGATTTTTCTATGGgacacttttttcttttttttttttgaaattttaagaCACAACATGGTGGAGACACACTTTCATGCTGTACGAAATATTTTCTTGACATATATGCCATTTATTGAGCGAGAAGAGAGAAAGTAGTATCATaggtttttttgtttagttacaTGTCACACTTTTTTTTGCTCAACTTGACTATTAGTTAAACTTTTTTTGTGTCGTTACTTTTCatcctctgttttttattttagttttttcttcaGATTTTATGAtacattaaaaaatataattgttataaTAAACTAGAaatcttttaatttataatttaagatccattttcacatatatatatatatagatatatatttttatatatttaacatttatacaaaataaGTGTGTGGACATGGACAGAAAAGTgtgaccaaagaaaaaaaaatgtgaacatatatataaaagagaaaacaatgaaGAAAAGATGTAGATCAGAAACATGAAATGTTGATAAATTCATAACAAATAGCCAAATTGACaactaaaataagaaaaaagtgAGCTCATGTATAGATAGTatgataaatattaatattgtgTATATGTACATAAAAACTATGGACAAAGAAGTTGTGGTCATCGAATTCGTGGACATATATTTTGCTACTTTAATCAGTAAGTTATCCTTTTTTTGTCACGGATCAGTTGAAGATCTAGGATTTGTGGACACATATCTTGCTATTTGGTGAATAAAATAAGCCTTTTTGAAATAGTTTTGCCTTTGAATAAAAGAGTTGTGTATTTGATTTTGTGgacaaagtttcaaaaaaaaaaaacagaatgatgataataactaatttaatcaaattaaagggaaaaaaacaaaatctaaatattttctGTGTTGTGACTGATATCTTATTATTTAATGAGTTTTAtcattttcagtttattttatcattttagaATGTATTGAGAAATTTTGAATGCATATATCTGTTTATTTGTATTTGACAAGGTCTGTAGTGTATCATTAGAAGTTTGGGAGTAAATCAAGAGGATTGTTCTGGACATTTTAAGAATTTTGAGGTGAGAACATAAATAGCCAAAAATATGGACCAAAACTGCAAAAGAAAGAACTGAAACTTCACCATTGTTGGCTGAAGATCTCCGATTTCATCTAATCACTTTGAAACTTCACCATTGTTGCTAGACCCAGAAACTTGTTCACGAGATCTGTCTCATCACAATCTTTCACTAAACTAATATTCGTTTGCTCAACATGTTTCCAAAAGAGATTTCTTGGGAATCAAATTTAACTACAACACAGCTTTTGTCAAACTAAATGAGAGAGAATGGTTCCATCAAcgagagagatgatgatgatttcaCAGAGGAGGAAAAatggaagaaagaaagaaaaggtaAAAGAGTGAACTAAAGATAAATTGGAAATGGATTTACTTTCAAAATCTGATTTCGAAAGTgggagagagaaaagaaaagttaagagataaattattattttacaaatttgacAGATTGCACTTGTTGGAAGAGAACTAgaactaaaaaataaatgtagtaAAGTGAGGGTACTAAAGACAACGCACATAAACAATGTGTGTCTCCATTCACAAGTGTCTGAAAGTGTAATTGGAAAAATATAATGTTGATAAAGTGTGCTACAGGAAACAGGGTTTCAGTCCATACATCTTCTTCCAAGGTTGCAAGAGAGCTACCCAAATCTTTCTCCACATCACGTTACACAATGGTCTACTTCTATCCTCTCATCCATGTGTTCCTGTAGGAGGAGTTGTCGCGGAGAGAAGCATCGTGGGGTTTGTATTCCATAACATAAGCATGAGGCAGCTTCAAATGCCGCTTGATTGAGTCTCTCAAACCCATCACTGCCTGTTCCACGGAAAGACATTGCACTGTCAAATTACCAGCGCCAAAAGAAAGGAGATAAACAAAATAGAGATATTATTGTGGATAGTTATCTCACCTGATGATCAGAAGCATTGCGATTCCATACACTAATAATGTCCTCGTTGAAGCGGACGCTCAGTACTGCCCCACAGATATTGTCAGCATCATCAAGCTGGTCCCCTACCAAGGCAAGAAgctgaagaaaaaataattacaattaaCAGGGACTTAGATACAGAACATGAAAGATGGCCAACTTAGAGAACATTTACAAAAAAAGGTTCCTCTTCAACGAAGTAGAAGGATGTCAATACTTAATAGAAGTGTCCACAAGAGAAATAAACTCACCAGATCCTCCCAGAAGCGAGCAGATACAACTTTGGAGAAACGTACGATCCACTTTCCTCCATTGCAGTTAGCAGAATCCTGATGAAGATGAATGTAGCTAGCTTATTGTAGGAGATATAACTTTACATGTATAAAAAGAGCTTTTGCTGTATCAACCAACATACATACCTCCCACAAGGGGCGAATGCCATCCTTGAAGAAATGAAGATCAGTAGGACTAGGCAAGAGAGAAGAACGAGCTAGGTGACAGTAGCATGCCCAAAATCCTTCCACCTAGGTAACCAAAAACCATAACTCAGTAAGTAAAATCAACAAGATAAGATTAAACAAACAGCTTCCAAGAATGGAGACTTCCCCCACTTACCGTGCTGAAATCAACAATCTTCTTAATGTTATCCTCATAAGATGTTTGGCTCCTGACGCCTGGTGTACGACGTGTGTACCAAATCGCAAACTTGTACTGCAAATTTTCCAAAttaccacaaaaaaaaaccttaagaGTCATTGAGCTATAGCTAGTATGTGCTTTAACTTGAGCAGATTGTAGCAAAGATATCATCTTCTCTAAAATCACTATCGAATCATCTATTGCACAAAACCTAATTTCACAAGAAAACGTCCAGAAATCCTAGATTCAGAATAGGAAACTTCGATAGCAGCAAAGTTTCAGCTAGGATCAGATTTAAAATTGAGAATCAAttggatattaaaaaaaaaaagagaggacaAACCCGTAGAGGATGGAGACCAGCTTTGAGGTCGCGAGAGTAGCGTTCATCGGAAAAAGAGTCGGACTTTATGTTCTCCATGTTTCCAGATTCTCTGATCTCCTCATCCCTACGCTCCGCTATCTCCATATTTTTGCTCGATTTTAGTTAGCTTCAAAGCCCTAAATATCTAAATCTAACCACAAGGGAGAAGAAGACAGACCGTgtgagaggaggaggaacctATTGACTCGACTTCTCTGTCAAATACAGACAGAGAGGTCAAAAGTCTAACTAATGGGCCGTGTTGAGTCTAACTAATGGGCCTTTGTTGGATTTCCTTGAATAATAATGTCAACGTAATCGATTTTGGCGGGTCTCGATCTGTTATTtcttcaaccaaaaaa encodes:
- the LOC108846218 gene encoding auxin-responsive protein SAUR21; this encodes MALVRTLLGAKKVLSYSLAAASTSKRATSAAPKGFLAVYVGESQKKRYIVPISYLSQPSFQALLSKSEEEFGFDHPMGGLTIPCPEDTFINVTSRLQQ
- the LOC108844358 gene encoding eukaryotic translation initiation factor NCBP, producing MEIAERRDEEIRESGNMENIKSDSFSDERYSRDLKAGLHPLRYKFAIWYTRRTPGVRSQTSYEDNIKKIVDFSTVEGFWACYCHLARSSLLPSPTDLHFFKDGIRPLWEDSANCNGGKWIVRFSKVVSARFWEDLLLALVGDQLDDADNICGAVLSVRFNEDIISVWNRNASDHQAVMGLRDSIKRHLKLPHAYVMEYKPHDASLRDNSSYRNTWMRG